From the genome of Populus alba chromosome 10, ASM523922v2, whole genome shotgun sequence, one region includes:
- the LOC118043306 gene encoding uncharacterized protein isoform X1 — MAELTQPEVVYSPRSIQLWRTLWDWLAFFFHIFLQILRAIGPQTLSSSHPFKPLPLVELPDTTDPPPATVEISAGTDAVSANEPIQKLKNFKIPRYLLQVVLDLDETLVCAYETSSLPAALRNQATEAGLKWFELDCVSSDKECEGKPKISYVTVFERPGLDEFLKQLSEFAELVLFTAGLEGYARPLVDRIDTENRFSLRLYRPSTSSTEYREHVKDLSCISKDPCRIVIVDNNPFSFLLQPLNGIPCVPFSAGQPHDTQLLDVLLPLLKHLSQQKDVRPVLYERFHMPEWFQKQGIPASGWT; from the exons ATGGCTGAGTTGACTCAGCCCGAGGTGGTTTACTCACCGCGTTCAATACAATTATGGAGGACACTATGGGACTGGCTAGCTTTCTTCTTCCATATCTTTCTACAGATCCTTAGAGCCATTGGACCCCaaactctctcttcttctcacCCTTTCAAACCTTTGCCTCTCGTCGAGTTGCCTGATACCACCGATCCTCCTCCTGCTACCGTCGAGATCTCCGCTGGCACCGACGCCGTTTCCGCAAACGAACCTATCCAGAAACTCAAG aattttaaaatacccaGATATTTACTGCAGGTGGTTCTTGACTTGGATGAAACTTTAGTATGTGCTTATGAGACATCTAGTTTGCCAGCTGCTCTGCGCAATCAAGCAACAGAAGCTGGGTTGAAGTGGTTTGAGCTGGATTGCGTATCTTCAGACAAG GAATGCGAAGGGAAACCTAAGATCAGTTATGTCACGGTCTTTGAGCGTCCTGGGTTAGATGAATTCCTAAAACAACTCAGTGAATTTGCAGAGCTTGTGCTATTTACCGCTGGACTTGAAG GTTATGCCAGACCACTTGTTGACAGAATAGATACAGAAAATCGATTTAGTCTGCGTCTTTATCGGCCTTCAACATCTAGCAC GGAGTATCGGGAGCATGTGAAAGATCTCTCCTGCATATCAAAGGATCCATGCCGGATTGTTATTGTTGACAACAATCCATTCAGTTTCTTGTTGCAACCACTAAATGGAATTCCATGCGTTCCATTTTCTGCAGGACAACCGCATGATACACAG CTTCTGGATGTACTTCTTCCACTCCTCAAGCACCTCTCTCAGCAGAAAGATGTGAGACCTGTACTCTATGAAAGATTCCACATGCCTGAATGGTTTCAAAAGCAGGGAATCCCTGCTTCTGGTTGGACGTAG
- the LOC118043306 gene encoding uncharacterized protein isoform X2: MAELTQPEVVYSPRSIQLWRTLWDWLAFFFHIFLQILRAIGPQTLSSSHPFKPLPLVELPDTTDPPPATVEISAGTDAVSANEPIQKLKVVLDLDETLVCAYETSSLPAALRNQATEAGLKWFELDCVSSDKECEGKPKISYVTVFERPGLDEFLKQLSEFAELVLFTAGLEGYARPLVDRIDTENRFSLRLYRPSTSSTEYREHVKDLSCISKDPCRIVIVDNNPFSFLLQPLNGIPCVPFSAGQPHDTQLLDVLLPLLKHLSQQKDVRPVLYERFHMPEWFQKQGIPASGWT, encoded by the exons ATGGCTGAGTTGACTCAGCCCGAGGTGGTTTACTCACCGCGTTCAATACAATTATGGAGGACACTATGGGACTGGCTAGCTTTCTTCTTCCATATCTTTCTACAGATCCTTAGAGCCATTGGACCCCaaactctctcttcttctcacCCTTTCAAACCTTTGCCTCTCGTCGAGTTGCCTGATACCACCGATCCTCCTCCTGCTACCGTCGAGATCTCCGCTGGCACCGACGCCGTTTCCGCAAACGAACCTATCCAGAAACTCAAG GTGGTTCTTGACTTGGATGAAACTTTAGTATGTGCTTATGAGACATCTAGTTTGCCAGCTGCTCTGCGCAATCAAGCAACAGAAGCTGGGTTGAAGTGGTTTGAGCTGGATTGCGTATCTTCAGACAAG GAATGCGAAGGGAAACCTAAGATCAGTTATGTCACGGTCTTTGAGCGTCCTGGGTTAGATGAATTCCTAAAACAACTCAGTGAATTTGCAGAGCTTGTGCTATTTACCGCTGGACTTGAAG GTTATGCCAGACCACTTGTTGACAGAATAGATACAGAAAATCGATTTAGTCTGCGTCTTTATCGGCCTTCAACATCTAGCAC GGAGTATCGGGAGCATGTGAAAGATCTCTCCTGCATATCAAAGGATCCATGCCGGATTGTTATTGTTGACAACAATCCATTCAGTTTCTTGTTGCAACCACTAAATGGAATTCCATGCGTTCCATTTTCTGCAGGACAACCGCATGATACACAG CTTCTGGATGTACTTCTTCCACTCCTCAAGCACCTCTCTCAGCAGAAAGATGTGAGACCTGTACTCTATGAAAGATTCCACATGCCTGAATGGTTTCAAAAGCAGGGAATCCCTGCTTCTGGTTGGACGTAG